The following are encoded together in the Pseudodesulfovibrio indicus genome:
- a CDS encoding metallophosphoesterase: protein MGYWFIIVMAVSSLLVLYLGWRLIEPLPLGRKRKLLLWFLLALLLFGHRLTWVLHRTNKYELTACDTIDWVGFTFLGFISILVVFMLARDVPSLLGKVGALLKRPFSHRLSRPLFAGPDRNRRRFLVNLSNGVFLAAAVPMAGFGVFNARRTPTVLSNEIPLPGLPDGLDGFTIAQISDTHIGPTIRAEWARRVTDAVNALSPDLIVHTGDLVDGSVDGLKTDILPLGDLSAPHGVWFCTGNHEYYSGVFEWLEEARRLGMRPLNNEHAVIDTGGGRILLGGVTDLRMGHTVPGQASSPRKAMEGAPDHDVSVLLAHEPDSVYEAAEAGFDVQLSGHTHGGQYFPYNLVIHLFQTFVRGPYVHRGTQLYVNMGTGYWGPPMRIGTVPEITLHTLRRA from the coding sequence ATGGGATACTGGTTCATCATCGTCATGGCGGTCTCCAGCCTGCTGGTCCTGTACCTGGGGTGGCGGCTCATCGAGCCTTTGCCCTTGGGGCGAAAACGCAAGCTGCTGCTCTGGTTTCTGCTCGCGCTGCTCCTGTTCGGCCACCGGCTGACCTGGGTGCTCCACCGGACCAACAAGTACGAACTGACCGCCTGCGACACCATAGACTGGGTCGGGTTCACCTTTCTGGGGTTCATCTCCATCCTGGTGGTCTTCATGCTCGCCCGCGACGTGCCGAGCCTGCTGGGCAAGGTCGGGGCCCTGCTGAAGCGGCCCTTCTCGCACCGCCTGAGCCGACCGCTGTTCGCCGGGCCGGACCGCAACCGGCGGCGGTTCCTGGTCAACCTGTCCAACGGCGTGTTTCTGGCCGCGGCCGTACCCATGGCCGGGTTCGGGGTGTTCAACGCCCGGCGCACGCCCACGGTCCTGTCCAATGAAATCCCGCTTCCCGGCCTGCCCGACGGGCTGGACGGATTCACCATCGCCCAGATCTCCGACACCCACATCGGGCCGACCATCCGGGCCGAGTGGGCGCGCCGGGTGACGGACGCGGTCAATGCGCTCTCGCCCGACCTGATCGTGCACACCGGCGACCTGGTGGACGGGTCCGTGGACGGCCTCAAGACGGACATCCTCCCCCTGGGCGATCTCTCGGCCCCGCACGGCGTCTGGTTCTGCACCGGCAACCACGAGTACTATTCCGGGGTCTTCGAGTGGCTGGAGGAGGCCCGGCGGCTGGGCATGCGCCCGCTCAACAACGAGCACGCGGTCATCGACACCGGCGGGGGGCGCATCCTGCTCGGCGGGGTCACGGACCTGCGCATGGGCCACACCGTTCCCGGCCAGGCGTCCTCGCCGCGAAAGGCCATGGAGGGCGCGCCGGACCACGACGTGTCCGTGCTCCTGGCCCACGAGCCGGACTCGGTGTACGAGGCGGCCGAGGCCGGGTTCGACGTCCAGCTCTCCGGCCACACCCACGGTGGCCAGTATTTCCCGTACAACCTGGTCATCCACCTGTTCCAGACCTTCGTGCGCGGCCCCTACGTCCACCGGGGAACCCAGCTCTACGTGAACATGGGTACCGGCTACTGGGGACCGCCCATGCGCATCGGGACCGTGCCGGAGATCACCCTGCACACCCTGCGCAGGGCATAG
- a CDS encoding mechanosensitive ion channel family protein: MDLTLPVTLIPSNQVLDLAAKTGVLLLAGLLAYVLTRTLLVRAAHAFARHTRGGFDDMLMEAGVFSRAALLAPAPVLFWGLEIFAGLKGVLDNAIYAYIAVSVVMILTKVLDALSQLYQTFDVSNRRPIKGYVQLVKLFIYILGAISVVAVLLGQSPWGLISGIGAMTAVLMLVFRDTILSLVASIQISANDLLHTGDWIEMPAMGADGSVVDIALNTVKIQNWDMTITAIPTYKFMDTPFKNWESMAQSGGRRVKRAIMIDQSSIRFADDALKERLKKVQHLAPYIEQRQKEIDEANARSDADPASPLNGRRMTNIGLFRRYALEYLRSHPKIRQDMTLLVRQLQPQADDGLPLEIYCFTNETAWALHEDIKSDIMDHLLAALPEFHLRAYQRNALVDARDRD; this comes from the coding sequence ATGGACCTCACCCTTCCCGTCACCCTGATCCCCTCCAACCAGGTCCTCGACCTGGCGGCCAAGACCGGCGTCCTGCTGCTGGCCGGACTGCTCGCCTACGTCCTGACCCGGACGCTGCTGGTCCGCGCGGCCCATGCCTTCGCCCGGCACACCAGGGGCGGGTTCGACGACATGCTCATGGAGGCAGGGGTGTTCTCGCGGGCGGCCCTGCTCGCCCCGGCCCCCGTCCTCTTCTGGGGGCTGGAGATCTTCGCCGGGCTCAAGGGGGTTCTGGACAACGCCATCTACGCCTACATCGCCGTGAGCGTGGTCATGATCCTGACCAAGGTCCTGGACGCCCTGTCGCAGCTCTACCAAACCTTCGACGTGTCCAACCGCCGCCCCATCAAGGGGTACGTCCAGCTGGTCAAGCTGTTCATCTACATCCTCGGCGCCATCTCGGTGGTGGCCGTCCTCCTGGGCCAGTCGCCCTGGGGCCTCATCTCCGGCATCGGGGCCATGACCGCGGTTCTCATGCTGGTCTTCCGCGACACCATCCTGTCCCTGGTGGCCAGCATCCAGATATCCGCCAACGACCTGCTGCACACCGGGGACTGGATCGAGATGCCCGCCATGGGCGCGGACGGCAGCGTGGTGGACATCGCCCTGAACACGGTCAAGATCCAGAACTGGGACATGACCATCACGGCCATACCCACCTACAAGTTCATGGACACCCCGTTCAAGAACTGGGAGAGCATGGCCCAATCCGGCGGCCGCCGCGTGAAGCGCGCGATCATGATCGACCAGTCGTCCATCCGGTTCGCGGACGATGCCCTCAAGGAACGGCTCAAGAAGGTCCAGCACCTGGCCCCGTACATCGAGCAGCGCCAGAAGGAGATCGACGAGGCCAACGCCCGGTCGGACGCGGACCCGGCCTCCCCGCTCAACGGCCGCCGCATGACCAACATCGGCCTGTTCCGGCGCTACGCCCTGGAATACCTGCGCTCCCACCCCAAGATCAGGCAGGACATGACCCTGCTCGTGCGCCAGCTCCAGCCCCAGGCCGATGACGGGCTGCCGCTCGAGATATACTGCTTTACCAACGAGACCGCCTGGGCCCTGCACGAGGACATCAAATCCGACATCATGGACCACCTCCTGGCCGCGCTGCCGGAATTCCACCTCCGCGCCTACCAGCGCAACGCCCTGGTGGACGCCCGGGACCGGGATTAG
- a CDS encoding anaerobic ribonucleoside-triphosphate reductase activating protein: protein MKDIAGVWDYVRGFENLSLCDWPGRTSCIIFLGGCNLHCPTCHNHQLAWDMHSLPVIDPQRIKSYLRDRAGWLDGVTITGGEPTTVPGVGELLYEIRKSGLPIKMDTNGMRPEVVRDLLQYNLVDTFAVDVKGPYAKYPALTGNGVSEIAARANLTRIFELALARPEAFYFRITRVPGLTEADLAAAQDYLPLEYELTVQNYVPPRRTPEHAKPNHEERRPAGNVVN, encoded by the coding sequence ATGAAGGATATCGCAGGGGTCTGGGACTACGTCCGGGGCTTTGAAAATTTGAGCCTGTGCGACTGGCCCGGCAGGACCTCTTGCATCATCTTTCTGGGCGGGTGCAACCTGCACTGCCCCACCTGTCACAACCACCAGCTTGCCTGGGACATGCACTCCCTGCCGGTCATCGACCCGCAGCGGATCAAGTCCTACCTCCGGGACCGGGCGGGCTGGCTGGACGGCGTGACCATCACCGGCGGCGAGCCCACCACCGTGCCCGGCGTCGGCGAACTCCTCTACGAGATCAGGAAATCCGGACTGCCCATCAAGATGGACACCAACGGCATGCGCCCCGAAGTGGTGCGGGACCTCCTCCAGTACAACCTGGTGGACACCTTTGCCGTGGACGTCAAGGGCCCCTACGCCAAGTACCCCGCCCTGACCGGCAACGGGGTGTCCGAGATCGCGGCCAGGGCGAACCTGACCCGCATCTTCGAGCTGGCGCTGGCCAGGCCCGAGGCGTTCTACTTCCGCATCACGAGGGTCCCCGGCCTGACCGAGGCGGACCTCGCCGCCGCACAGGACTATCTTCCCCTGGAATACGAATTGACCGTTCAGAATTATGTGCCCCCAAGGAGGACGCCGGAGCATGCCAAGCCAAATCATGAAGAGAGACGGCCGGCTGGAAACGTGGTCAACTGA
- a CDS encoding ribonucleoside triphosphate reductase: MPSQIMKRDGRLETWSTDRIAQAIFKALSASGIKDPILSKRLARKVEKKLDGMDIPEQEHVQNMVEQVLMEGRQYDIAKKYILYREKRRQLRSQKAAYLDIKDVIDTYLDQADWRVNENANMTHSFQGLMLHLSGTVQARYALEKYPEEIRLAHEHGYFHIHDLSFGLAGYCAGWSLRDLLLEGFNLKDRASAGPAKHFDTALGQMNNFLGTLQNEWAGAQAFNNVDTYLAPFVRFDALSYEQVRQCMQKFVFNLNTTSRWGGQSPFTNLSFDLVAPKHISSEPIIIGGKYDDELTYGDFQEEMDMINRAYIEVMLEGDYNDRIFSFPIPTYNVTEDFPWESEIGEQLMKLTAKYGVPYFQNFISSDLNPEDVRSMCCRLQMDLRELRNKTGGLFGAGDLTGSIGVVTLNLPKLAYLAQSEDDFLDLVEEYAELAKDSLEYKRKVINANLDAGMFPYSRRYLKNGYKGHFSTIGLLGGHEACLNLIGKGIQTEGGVRLMRRTLNHLRRLTSRFQEETGSLYNLEATPAEGTSYRLAKIDKALYADIKTQGNGTPYYTNSTALPVGISEDVLYALEHQNQLQPLYTGGTVFHTFLGEAVTDPKSLKSFILKAFTKTKIPYISITPTFSICKEHGYILGEHFECPTCGEEAEVYTRIVGYYRPVSRWNKGKQAEYTDRLVFSDCLCDQ; the protein is encoded by the coding sequence ATGCCAAGCCAAATCATGAAGAGAGACGGCCGGCTGGAAACGTGGTCAACTGACCGCATCGCCCAGGCCATTTTCAAGGCGCTCAGCGCCAGTGGAATCAAAGACCCCATTCTCTCGAAACGCCTCGCCCGCAAGGTCGAGAAGAAGCTCGACGGCATGGACATCCCCGAGCAGGAGCACGTCCAGAACATGGTCGAGCAGGTGCTCATGGAAGGGCGTCAGTACGACATCGCCAAGAAGTACATCCTGTACCGCGAGAAGCGCCGTCAGCTCCGCTCCCAGAAAGCCGCGTACCTCGACATCAAGGACGTCATCGACACCTATCTCGACCAGGCCGACTGGCGCGTGAACGAGAACGCCAACATGACCCACTCCTTCCAGGGTCTCATGCTGCACCTCTCCGGCACGGTCCAGGCCCGCTACGCCCTTGAGAAGTACCCGGAGGAGATCCGCCTGGCCCACGAGCACGGCTATTTCCATATCCACGACCTGTCCTTCGGACTGGCCGGATACTGCGCGGGCTGGTCCCTGCGCGACCTGCTCCTCGAAGGGTTCAACCTCAAGGACCGCGCCTCCGCCGGTCCGGCCAAGCACTTCGACACCGCGCTCGGCCAGATGAACAATTTCCTGGGCACGCTCCAGAACGAATGGGCCGGAGCGCAGGCGTTCAACAACGTGGACACCTACCTCGCCCCGTTCGTGCGCTTCGACGCCCTGAGCTACGAGCAGGTCCGCCAGTGCATGCAGAAATTCGTGTTCAACCTGAACACCACCTCGCGCTGGGGCGGCCAGTCGCCGTTCACCAACCTCTCCTTCGACCTGGTGGCGCCCAAGCACATCTCGTCCGAGCCCATCATCATCGGCGGCAAGTACGACGATGAGCTGACCTACGGGGACTTCCAGGAAGAGATGGACATGATCAACCGGGCGTACATCGAGGTCATGCTCGAGGGCGACTACAACGATCGCATCTTCTCCTTCCCCATCCCGACCTACAACGTCACCGAGGACTTCCCCTGGGAATCCGAGATCGGCGAGCAGCTCATGAAGCTGACCGCCAAGTACGGCGTGCCCTACTTCCAGAACTTCATCAGCTCGGACCTCAACCCCGAGGACGTGCGCTCCATGTGCTGCCGCCTCCAGATGGACCTGCGCGAGCTGCGCAACAAGACCGGCGGCCTGTTCGGCGCTGGCGACCTGACCGGCTCCATCGGCGTGGTCACCCTGAACCTGCCCAAGCTCGCCTACCTGGCCCAATCCGAGGACGACTTCCTCGACCTGGTCGAGGAATACGCCGAGCTGGCCAAGGACTCCCTGGAATACAAGCGCAAGGTCATCAACGCCAACCTCGACGCGGGCATGTTCCCCTACTCCCGCCGGTACCTGAAGAACGGCTATAAAGGCCACTTCTCCACCATCGGCCTGCTGGGCGGGCACGAGGCGTGCCTGAACCTCATCGGCAAGGGCATCCAGACCGAGGGCGGCGTGCGCCTCATGCGCCGCACCCTGAACCACCTGCGCCGCCTGACCTCCCGCTTCCAGGAGGAGACCGGCTCCCTGTACAACCTCGAAGCCACGCCCGCCGAGGGCACCAGCTACCGCTTGGCCAAGATCGACAAGGCGCTCTACGCCGACATCAAGACCCAGGGCAACGGCACCCCGTACTACACCAACTCCACCGCCCTGCCCGTGGGCATCTCCGAGGACGTGCTCTACGCCCTGGAACACCAGAACCAGCTCCAGCCCCTGTACACCGGCGGAACCGTGTTCCACACCTTCCTGGGCGAGGCGGTCACGGACCCGAAGTCACTCAAGAGCTTCATCCTCAAGGCGTTCACCAAGACCAAGATCCCGTACATCTCGATCACGCCGACCTTCTCCATCTGCAAGGAGCACGGCTACATCCTTGGCGAACACTTCGAATGCCCCACCTGCGGCGAGGAAGCCGAGGTCTACACCCGGATCGTGGGCTACTACCGCCCCGTCTCCCGCTGGAACAAGGGCAAACAGGCCGAATACACCGACCGATTGGTGTTCAGCGACTGCCTGTGCGATCAATAG